The following coding sequences lie in one Allorhizobium pseudoryzae genomic window:
- a CDS encoding PA14 domain-containing protein, producing MTGLKKAADSAAGSGFVVRQDQSVTAWVMSSVHAQYYPGEPALAEDRVGYRFINGFVDVGDLPCRVALWKDVKTRSVALEEFAVEALNLPGFNRRVEFSGFWHRPTRLSRWLKNRIIAPKDGNYRFRLATCGGVHIWVDGVLKTAFEPFKRNKEGVTEIVLPMTARGSEVVVLCEELAERDALWYFELALLSEASLLVDLPVESSEETLDLLKALATSVRPAPLHVRDGKLRLLFEQAATVDVTVEGRILPSVHMRDKPPLLDARAVLRAGERMLDLADVLHLPDGFHPLDLTFRIDDVSIARHIGFATLREEKRDLRRQSLDARKTAALQFAAEHGEQRAGKAIATLHLGRPVDDGLREVIGNTLASINERRDCSDFVMVPLLWVYGSYQDRLPQDLQQAIRAAILDYRYWVDEPGNDVMWFWSENHVLCFHVSQYLAGRLLPRAGFACSGRTGREQERLATERLIKWFDSVEAHGLAEWNSAAYYPIDFIGLLALEHLGDGDIKKRARALLDRLFTMIALHTLGGVPAGSMGRAYDKELRAGPLTELAPFATVGFGEGWFNQGVAALTMFAAGSYAPPERLAALTSPPAGEALTAHYVQGHDEAARLVLYKTANVQLSSMMDGKPGGRGHQQHVVDLRFAGDPFARAWVNHPGEDDPWGSQRPSYWAGNGSMPRAAQYKNIALLLYDLGENPRIGFTHAYVEADAFDEVHLENNWLILRSGKGYAALTATGEIEPVSGGPGAGIEYRVAGTRSGWAVLVGEGTDEAAFARFRESLAGYRLSLDVDLPRLRFSQPKTATLSLDWHDGLSIDGAPYTFPNRTLEPAIRVLDAVRF from the coding sequence ATGACAGGATTGAAGAAGGCTGCAGACAGCGCGGCAGGAAGCGGATTTGTTGTTCGACAGGACCAATCGGTCACGGCCTGGGTGATGTCGTCCGTCCATGCGCAATATTATCCCGGCGAGCCGGCTCTCGCGGAAGATCGCGTCGGCTACCGCTTCATCAACGGCTTCGTTGATGTGGGCGATCTGCCCTGCCGCGTGGCTCTGTGGAAGGACGTGAAGACGCGCAGCGTCGCGCTCGAAGAGTTTGCCGTCGAGGCGCTGAACCTGCCGGGCTTCAACCGCCGCGTCGAATTTTCCGGATTCTGGCACAGGCCGACACGATTGTCCCGCTGGCTGAAAAACCGGATCATCGCGCCCAAGGACGGTAATTATCGCTTCCGCCTCGCCACCTGTGGCGGCGTGCATATCTGGGTGGATGGGGTGCTGAAGACGGCATTCGAGCCGTTCAAGCGCAACAAGGAAGGCGTCACAGAAATCGTACTGCCGATGACCGCACGCGGCTCAGAGGTGGTTGTTCTCTGCGAGGAACTCGCGGAGCGCGACGCACTCTGGTATTTCGAGCTGGCGCTTCTGTCCGAGGCAAGCCTTCTCGTTGATCTGCCGGTCGAAAGCAGCGAGGAGACGCTGGATCTCCTGAAGGCGCTGGCGACCAGCGTGCGCCCCGCACCGCTGCATGTGCGGGACGGCAAGCTGAGGCTCCTCTTCGAACAGGCCGCGACAGTGGATGTCACGGTCGAGGGCAGGATCCTGCCGAGCGTCCACATGCGCGACAAGCCGCCGCTCCTGGATGCCAGGGCCGTGCTGAGAGCCGGCGAGCGGATGCTTGATCTCGCCGATGTGCTTCATCTGCCGGATGGCTTCCACCCGCTCGATCTGACCTTCCGGATCGACGATGTCAGCATCGCGCGGCATATCGGCTTTGCGACCTTGCGCGAGGAAAAGCGTGACCTGCGCCGGCAGTCGCTCGATGCGCGCAAGACGGCGGCGCTGCAATTTGCGGCAGAGCATGGCGAACAGCGGGCCGGCAAGGCGATTGCGACGCTCCACCTCGGTCGCCCTGTCGATGACGGGCTCCGCGAGGTGATCGGCAATACCCTGGCGTCGATCAACGAGCGGCGCGATTGCTCGGATTTCGTCATGGTGCCGCTGCTATGGGTCTATGGCTCCTATCAGGATCGATTGCCGCAGGACCTGCAGCAGGCGATCCGAGCGGCCATTCTCGATTACCGCTACTGGGTGGATGAGCCCGGCAATGATGTGATGTGGTTCTGGAGCGAGAACCACGTCCTGTGCTTCCATGTCTCACAATATCTCGCAGGTCGGTTGTTGCCGCGGGCCGGTTTTGCCTGCTCTGGCCGCACGGGCCGGGAACAGGAGCGGCTTGCCACGGAACGGCTGATAAAGTGGTTCGACAGCGTGGAAGCCCATGGTCTCGCCGAATGGAATTCGGCCGCCTATTACCCGATCGATTTCATTGGCCTGCTGGCGCTCGAACATCTGGGGGATGGCGACATCAAGAAGCGCGCCAGGGCGCTGCTCGACCGCCTGTTCACGATGATTGCGTTGCATACGCTGGGCGGCGTGCCGGCCGGTTCCATGGGCCGCGCCTATGACAAGGAACTGCGCGCCGGGCCGCTGACCGAACTTGCGCCCTTTGCGACGGTCGGCTTCGGCGAAGGCTGGTTCAACCAGGGCGTCGCGGCTCTCACCATGTTCGCAGCCGGCAGCTACGCGCCGCCGGAGAGGCTGGCCGCTTTGACATCACCGCCCGCTGGCGAGGCTTTGACGGCCCATTACGTGCAGGGACACGACGAGGCGGCACGGCTCGTGCTCTACAAGACGGCGAATGTGCAGCTATCATCCATGATGGACGGTAAGCCCGGCGGTCGCGGTCACCAGCAGCATGTGGTGGACCTTCGCTTTGCCGGCGATCCCTTCGCGCGGGCCTGGGTCAACCATCCCGGTGAAGACGATCCATGGGGCAGTCAGCGTCCTTCCTATTGGGCGGGCAACGGTTCGATGCCGCGCGCCGCGCAATACAAGAATATCGCCCTGCTGCTCTATGATCTCGGCGAAAATCCGCGGATCGGCTTTACCCATGCCTATGTCGAGGCCGATGCCTTCGACGAGGTTCACCTGGAGAACAACTGGCTGATCCTGCGCAGCGGCAAGGGCTATGCCGCTCTCACCGCCACAGGAGAGATCGAACCCGTGAGCGGCGGACCGGGTGCCGGCATCGAGTATCGCGTTGCCGGCACCAGAAGCGGCTGGGCCGTTCTGGTGGGCGAGGGGACGGATGAGGCCGCCTTCGCCCGCTTCCGCGAAAGCCTGGCCGGCTACCGGCTGTCGCTCGACGTCGATCTGCCCCGGTTGCGCTTCAGCCAACCGAAGACCGCCACCCTTTCGCTCGACTGGCACGACGGCCTGTCGATCGATGGGGCTCCGTACACGTTCCCGAACCGCACGCTCGAACCCGCCATACGGGTGCTGGATGCCGTCCGTTTCTGA
- a CDS encoding Lrp/AsnC family transcriptional regulator, producing MSSAKMAESVGLSASACLRRIRTLEETGVIRGYTALIGSAEEGATLAVMINITLDRQTEDYLNRFEDAVRKHPEIRECYLMTGDWDYFLRVEVESPREFERIHTEILSKLPGVSRIHSSFSIRNALTARGRRR from the coding sequence ATGAGCAGCGCCAAAATGGCAGAGTCCGTTGGCCTGTCTGCGTCGGCCTGTCTGCGACGTATTCGCACGCTCGAAGAAACCGGCGTCATCCGCGGCTATACAGCGCTGATCGGCTCGGCGGAGGAGGGGGCGACGCTGGCCGTGATGATCAACATCACGCTCGACCGGCAGACGGAGGATTATCTGAACCGCTTCGAGGACGCGGTGCGCAAGCATCCGGAAATCCGCGAATGCTACCTGATGACCGGCGACTGGGATTATTTCCTGCGCGTCGAGGTGGAAAGCCCGCGCGAGTTCGAGCGGATTCACACGGAAATCCTCTCCAAGCTGCCGGGCGTCAGCCGTATCCATTCAAGCTTTTCAATCCGCAATGCGCTGACGGCGCGCGGTCGCCGGCGCTGA
- a CDS encoding aldehyde dehydrogenase family protein, with the protein MAEAVSRADARDIAPREPVFADLLIEGHSIAARSGAVFQRTNPITGEVVTIAAAADTQDVDDACCAAAAAFSAWSATPPHRRAAILRQARTILQARADDIAAIMSLETGGTLDWCHFNVTLAGQILEQAAAVAGKVDRPELPAPLSDTASFVVRQPAGVCLAIAPWNAPIVLGVRSFAFAIAWGNTVVLKTSELCPATQRLLGGIMTEAGLPAGVLNILSHAPEAARDIVEALIAHPVVRRINFTGSTRVGRIIAEISARHLKRCLLELSGKAPLVVLADADLDAAADAAVFGAFFNQGQICMSTERIIVEDSVADALLDRMIGRAEKLKAGDPAFAPQPLGALISENAGRRLAGLIDDATRKGARVCLGGKVRGTLMDATIIDGITRDMRLYSEEIFGPVAVVIRVADADEAVTIANDCDYGLSGAVFSQDLARAFDVAMRIETGIMHINGATVTDDPAMPFGGVKGSGYGRIGGLSALDEFTEQRWVTVSTTRHPYRM; encoded by the coding sequence ATGGCAGAGGCAGTCAGCCGTGCAGATGCGCGTGATATCGCGCCGCGCGAACCCGTTTTCGCCGACCTGCTGATCGAAGGGCATTCGATCGCAGCGCGCTCGGGTGCCGTTTTCCAGCGCACCAATCCGATCACCGGCGAAGTGGTGACGATCGCAGCAGCAGCGGACACACAGGATGTGGATGATGCCTGCTGCGCTGCTGCCGCGGCATTTTCCGCCTGGTCCGCAACACCTCCGCACAGGCGCGCGGCGATCCTTCGCCAGGCAAGAACAATTCTCCAGGCGCGTGCCGACGATATTGCCGCCATCATGTCGTTGGAAACCGGCGGTACGCTGGACTGGTGCCATTTCAACGTGACACTGGCCGGCCAGATCCTGGAACAGGCTGCCGCCGTCGCGGGTAAGGTTGACCGACCCGAACTTCCGGCACCTCTGTCGGATACCGCTTCCTTCGTCGTGCGCCAGCCGGCGGGTGTCTGCCTTGCCATCGCGCCGTGGAACGCCCCGATCGTGCTGGGCGTGCGTTCCTTCGCCTTTGCCATCGCCTGGGGCAATACCGTCGTTCTGAAAACCTCCGAACTTTGCCCTGCGACGCAGCGGTTGCTGGGCGGCATCATGACGGAGGCCGGTTTGCCGGCGGGCGTCCTCAACATCCTGTCGCATGCGCCCGAGGCCGCGCGCGATATCGTGGAAGCGCTGATTGCCCACCCGGTGGTGCGGCGGATCAATTTTACCGGCTCCACCCGCGTCGGACGCATCATTGCAGAGATCAGCGCGCGGCACCTGAAACGCTGCCTGCTGGAGTTGAGCGGCAAGGCACCTCTCGTCGTGCTGGCCGATGCCGATCTTGATGCGGCAGCCGATGCTGCGGTTTTCGGCGCCTTCTTCAACCAGGGCCAGATTTGCATGTCGACCGAGCGGATCATCGTCGAGGACAGCGTGGCCGACGCGCTGCTGGACCGGATGATCGGCAGGGCAGAGAAGCTGAAGGCGGGAGATCCGGCCTTTGCGCCCCAGCCACTCGGTGCATTGATCTCAGAAAACGCCGGACGACGCCTCGCCGGTTTGATCGACGACGCCACGCGCAAAGGCGCGCGCGTCTGCCTGGGCGGCAAGGTGCGCGGTACATTGATGGACGCGACGATCATCGATGGCATCACACGCGACATGCGTCTCTACAGCGAAGAGATCTTTGGTCCAGTTGCGGTCGTCATCCGCGTTGCGGATGCGGATGAGGCGGTCACCATCGCCAATGATTGCGACTATGGTCTCTCCGGCGCCGTCTTCAGCCAGGATCTCGCCCGTGCCTTCGACGTGGCAATGCGCATCGAAACCGGCATCATGCACATCAACGGCGCGACGGTGACCGATGACCCTGCCATGCCCTTCGGCGGCGTCAAGGGTTCCGGTTATGGCCGCATCGGCGGGCTTTCGGCTCTCGATGAGTTTACCGAGCAACGCTGGGTGACGGTCTCCACGACCCGACACCCCTACCGCATGTGA
- the bglB gene encoding beta-galactosidase BglB, whose protein sequence is MLMQPDLLSQTLSRVAVGLARLKGINETAAVSDGSYDLQFDEWDWEVGVGIYGLIRHAEAVGDRSLIEAIARWYDWQIGRGLPPRQVNSSSPMLPLAVLIDHVDRPDWEELVKDWADWLMTKLARTEDEGFQHVVKERPNEGELWDDTLFMTCLFLARAGQRFGRQDWIEEAFYQFMVHERFLADPVTGLWYHGWTFNGRHNFANAFWARGNSWITVAIPELFSLVNEIPDHLRRHLTYILRAQVATLAKHQRANGMFTTLVCDPDSPEETSATAGIAYGILRGIDLGLLDPELKPVARKALAAVLQRIDETGIVLEVSDGTPMGHTLDFYRQIPNVPAPYGQALVMLLLVRVMAEKEGLEG, encoded by the coding sequence ATGCTGATGCAGCCCGATCTTCTTTCCCAGACCCTGTCCCGCGTCGCCGTGGGGCTCGCCCGCCTGAAGGGCATCAATGAAACGGCTGCGGTATCCGACGGCTCCTACGATCTGCAGTTCGATGAATGGGACTGGGAAGTCGGCGTCGGCATCTACGGCCTCATCCGCCACGCGGAAGCCGTCGGCGACCGCTCTCTGATCGAGGCGATCGCCCGCTGGTACGACTGGCAGATCGGCCGCGGCCTGCCGCCGCGCCAGGTGAACTCCTCGTCTCCCATGCTGCCGCTCGCGGTGTTGATCGACCATGTCGATCGGCCGGACTGGGAGGAGCTGGTGAAGGACTGGGCCGACTGGCTGATGACGAAGCTCGCCCGCACAGAGGACGAGGGGTTCCAGCACGTGGTGAAGGAGCGCCCGAACGAGGGCGAGCTCTGGGACGACACGCTGTTCATGACGTGCCTATTCCTCGCCCGTGCCGGCCAGCGTTTCGGCCGGCAGGACTGGATCGAGGAGGCCTTCTACCAGTTCATGGTGCATGAGCGGTTCCTCGCCGATCCGGTCACCGGCCTCTGGTATCACGGCTGGACCTTCAACGGTCGGCACAATTTCGCCAATGCCTTCTGGGCGCGCGGCAATTCCTGGATCACCGTCGCAATCCCCGAGCTGTTCAGCCTGGTCAACGAGATCCCGGACCACCTGCGCCGGCACCTCACCTATATCCTGCGCGCACAGGTCGCGACGCTTGCCAAGCATCAGCGCGCGAACGGCATGTTCACAACGCTCGTCTGCGATCCGGACTCGCCGGAAGAGACCTCGGCCACCGCCGGCATCGCTTATGGCATCCTGCGCGGCATCGACCTTGGCCTGCTTGATCCTGAGCTGAAGCCGGTGGCGCGCAAGGCGCTTGCCGCCGTGCTGCAGCGCATCGACGAAACGGGCATCGTGCTGGAAGTCTCGGACGGCACGCCGATGGGCCATACGCTGGATTTCTACCGGCAGATCCCCAACGTGCCGGCTCCCTATGGTCAGGCGCTGGTGATGCTGCTTCTGGTGCGGGTGATGGCCGAGAAGGAAGGGCTGGAGGGCTGA
- the alr gene encoding alanine racemase — protein sequence MDMRSTQNWEKAGAPGFVSIDLAALLRNYRRIALTAAPAEAAAVVKANAYGLGAERIAPALYDEGCRHFFVAQYAEALSLRPLLAPDAQIYVLNGLQPGTEGDCATLGIIPVLNSLEQVGRWRSTGKLSGKVLPALLQFDTGMSRLGMSAEEAEALAADPALLDGIALRYIMSHLACADESEDPHNALQAEAMRRFSSIFPGVPISFGNSAGSFLGEAYRGALVRPGIALYGGRPTDLLDKPMEPVVRIEAAVIQTRTVPAGTAVGYSATYVAPQERRLATVALGYADGILRALSNRGAFFHDNVRLPIVGRVSMDSTIIDISDLPEGTLKLGSTVEFLGPHQSLEDVAECAGTISWEVLTSIGQRYHRTYL from the coding sequence ATGGACATGCGTTCCACACAGAACTGGGAGAAGGCCGGCGCGCCGGGTTTCGTTTCGATCGATCTTGCCGCTCTGCTCCGCAACTATCGCCGCATTGCCCTAACGGCGGCTCCCGCCGAAGCCGCGGCAGTGGTGAAGGCCAATGCCTACGGGCTCGGCGCTGAACGGATCGCACCGGCGCTCTATGATGAAGGCTGCCGGCATTTCTTCGTGGCGCAATATGCCGAAGCCCTGTCGCTTCGCCCGCTCCTGGCTCCCGACGCCCAGATCTACGTGCTGAACGGGTTGCAGCCGGGCACCGAAGGCGATTGCGCGACGCTTGGCATCATCCCGGTGCTGAATTCGCTGGAACAGGTGGGTCGCTGGCGCAGCACGGGGAAGCTGTCGGGCAAGGTCCTTCCGGCGCTGCTGCAGTTCGATACGGGCATGTCGCGCCTCGGCATGTCGGCGGAAGAAGCCGAAGCCCTGGCCGCCGATCCCGCACTCCTCGATGGCATTGCCCTCCGCTACATCATGAGCCACCTTGCCTGTGCGGATGAGTCGGAAGACCCGCACAATGCCCTCCAAGCAGAAGCGATGCGGCGGTTTTCTTCCATCTTCCCCGGCGTGCCGATCTCCTTCGGCAATTCTGCCGGCTCGTTTCTCGGCGAAGCCTACCGAGGCGCGCTCGTGCGTCCCGGTATCGCGCTGTACGGCGGACGTCCGACCGATCTTCTCGACAAACCGATGGAACCGGTGGTCCGGATCGAAGCCGCCGTCATCCAGACGCGCACCGTGCCCGCCGGTACGGCGGTCGGTTATTCAGCCACCTATGTGGCGCCGCAGGAGCGTCGTCTCGCCACCGTGGCGCTCGGTTATGCCGATGGTATCCTGAGGGCGCTCAGCAATCGCGGCGCCTTCTTCCACGACAATGTGCGGCTGCCGATCGTCGGTCGCGTCTCCATGGACAGCACCATCATCGATATAAGCGACCTGCCGGAGGGGACGCTCAAACTCGGCTCGACAGTCGAGTTTCTTGGACCCCACCAGTCCCTGGAAGACGTGGCGGAATGTGCCGGCACGATTTCCTGGGAAGTGCTGACCAGCATCGGCCAGCGGTATCACCGCACCTATCTCTGA
- a CDS encoding aldehyde dehydrogenase: MFDIQQIIGGKKVGAISGKTFDRIDPFTGKVATRAPASGIEDVKVAVAAAQAAFPAWSRTGPGARRALLLKAADVMETKAGQFSELMIAETGGTAPWGGFNTMLAAGMLREAASMTTQIQGEVIPSNKPGTIAMGIRQAAGVCLGIAPWNAPVILGTRAIAMAIACGNTAILKASEACPAMHVLIGEVLVEAGLPDGVINVLTNAPEDAAAVVEALIAAPEVRRVNFTGSTKVGRIIGELSGRHLKPALLELGGKAPLIVLEDADIDAAVNAAVFGCYMNMGQICMSTERLIVHEKVADEFVQKLSARAASLPAGDPRGHVVLGSLVNPEAAHKMQAFIDDALAKGATLAAGGKIEGSVVSATLLDNVKEGMRSFDEESFGPVKPVIRVKDEEEALKIANDTEYGLSASIYSRDVKRAMELASRLESGICHINGPTVADEAQMPFGGVKGSGYGRFGGKAAIAEFTDLRWITIEDPHQHYPF, from the coding sequence ATGTTCGACATTCAGCAGATCATCGGCGGCAAGAAGGTCGGTGCGATTTCCGGCAAGACCTTCGATCGCATCGATCCCTTCACCGGCAAGGTTGCCACTCGTGCGCCGGCCTCGGGCATCGAGGACGTGAAGGTTGCCGTAGCCGCGGCGCAGGCGGCGTTCCCGGCCTGGTCGCGCACGGGACCCGGTGCCCGCCGCGCGCTGCTTCTGAAAGCCGCCGACGTGATGGAAACGAAGGCCGGCCAGTTTTCCGAACTGATGATCGCCGAAACCGGCGGCACAGCGCCGTGGGGTGGTTTCAACACGATGCTGGCCGCGGGCATGTTGCGCGAAGCGGCATCCATGACCACCCAGATCCAGGGCGAGGTCATCCCGTCCAACAAGCCCGGCACGATCGCCATGGGCATCCGCCAGGCTGCCGGCGTGTGCCTCGGCATCGCCCCGTGGAATGCACCGGTCATCCTGGGTACGCGCGCCATTGCCATGGCGATTGCCTGCGGCAACACGGCAATCCTGAAGGCGTCGGAAGCCTGCCCCGCCATGCATGTGCTGATCGGTGAGGTGCTCGTCGAAGCCGGTCTGCCGGATGGCGTCATCAACGTGCTCACCAATGCGCCGGAAGATGCCGCCGCCGTCGTTGAAGCGCTGATCGCGGCACCGGAAGTCCGCCGCGTGAACTTCACCGGTTCCACCAAGGTCGGCCGCATCATCGGTGAACTGTCCGGTCGCCATCTGAAGCCGGCTCTGCTCGAGCTTGGCGGCAAGGCACCGCTGATCGTGCTGGAAGATGCCGATATCGATGCCGCCGTGAATGCCGCCGTCTTTGGCTGCTACATGAACATGGGCCAGATCTGCATGTCGACCGAACGCCTGATCGTGCACGAAAAGGTGGCCGACGAGTTCGTCCAGAAGCTGTCCGCCCGTGCCGCATCGCTGCCGGCTGGCGATCCCCGCGGCCATGTGGTGCTGGGTTCGCTCGTCAACCCGGAAGCTGCACACAAGATGCAGGCCTTCATCGATGACGCGCTGGCCAAGGGGGCAACGCTCGCCGCAGGCGGCAAGATCGAAGGCAGCGTCGTCTCCGCCACGCTGCTCGATAACGTCAAGGAAGGCATGCGCTCCTTCGACGAGGAGAGCTTTGGTCCGGTGAAGCCCGTCATCCGCGTCAAGGATGAGGAAGAAGCGCTGAAGATCGCCAACGACACCGAGTATGGCCTCTCCGCCTCGATCTACAGCCGCGACGTGAAGCGCGCCATGGAGCTGGCATCGCGTCTGGAATCCGGCATTTGCCACATCAACGGCCCGACGGTGGCCGATGAGGCGCAGATGCCGTTCGGCGGCGTCAAGGGGTCCGGTTACGGCCGCTTCGGCGGAAAGGCGGCGATTGCCGAGTTCACCGACCTGCGCTGGATCACCATCGAGGACCCGCATCAGCACTACCCGTTCTGA
- a CDS encoding AraC family transcriptional regulator, with protein sequence MPQAIRLPGVRILQLEPALQQRTLALSGQPLRWMTHVLLLRSGRATLSFDGEELRMEAPALVLMPPAEHRRLTVQAGARGDLLSASGEQLSSALGDEPETPALRTTLSSLTLAPDIERPLLTRLETLVSLLADEQDEDRPASNMATDALLRLLCLSLWRVAGRFDANPGVNGDGLTILQRFRQVVEAEFRRHRPIRYYAERLGITTDRLHAIATRHLQRSPLDLVHDRLLQEALQRLERSPASIQAISDSLNFKDPAHFSRFVKRRTGQAPAQYRLSLRKTAEQPASAPQFQYHEWP encoded by the coding sequence ATGCCACAGGCTATTCGACTGCCGGGCGTCCGGATCTTGCAGCTCGAACCGGCGCTCCAGCAGCGTACGCTCGCACTGAGCGGGCAGCCGCTGCGCTGGATGACGCATGTCCTTCTCCTGCGCTCCGGTCGCGCAACCCTCTCCTTCGACGGCGAGGAACTGCGCATGGAGGCTCCGGCATTGGTTCTGATGCCTCCCGCCGAACACCGGCGGCTCACTGTGCAGGCGGGTGCACGTGGTGATCTGCTCAGCGCCTCCGGCGAGCAACTGTCGTCGGCGCTCGGCGACGAGCCGGAGACGCCCGCGCTCCGCACCACGCTCTCAAGCCTCACCCTTGCGCCGGATATCGAGCGACCACTGCTGACGCGGCTGGAGACCTTGGTCAGCCTTCTTGCGGATGAACAGGACGAGGATCGCCCCGCCTCCAACATGGCCACGGACGCCTTGCTGCGGCTCCTATGCCTGTCGCTCTGGCGCGTGGCCGGACGGTTCGACGCCAACCCCGGCGTCAACGGCGATGGGCTGACGATCCTGCAGCGTTTCCGGCAGGTGGTGGAGGCCGAATTCCGCCGCCACCGTCCGATCCGTTATTATGCAGAACGGCTGGGCATCACCACCGACCGTCTGCATGCCATCGCGACCCGGCATCTTCAGCGGTCACCGCTCGACCTGGTCCATGACAGACTGTTGCAGGAGGCGCTGCAGCGGCTGGAGCGCTCTCCAGCCTCCATTCAGGCGATCTCCGACAGCCTGAATTTCAAGGATCCCGCGCATTTCAGCCGTTTCGTCAAACGCCGGACCGGCCAGGCACCGGCGCAGTACAGGCTGTCCTTGCGCAAAACCGCCGAGCAGCCGGCATCCGCCCCGCAGTTTCAATATCACGAATGGCCCTGA
- a CDS encoding D-amino acid dehydrogenase, which yields MKITILGAGVIGVTSAYYLAKAGHEVTVVDRQPGPALETSFANAGEVSFGYCSPWAAPGIPQKALKWIFMEHAPLILRPKLDGPMLSWMLKMLMNCTSERYAINKSRMLRLADYSRLALAEVRAETNVDYDQRMQGTLQLFRTEAQLEASAKDVKALAADGIPFEVLDPEGCIRVEPALAHVRHKIVGGLLTPKDETGDCFKFTNILAEKATGMGVRFEWGVNIKGLDVQGGEAKGVVTDRGTIASDAVVVALGSYSPLLVKPHGINLPVYPVKGYSLTIPITDASRAPESTVMDETYKIAITRLGDRIRVGGMAEISGYTNDLGEARRRTLEHSVTDLFPGGDVSKANFWSGLRPMTPDGTPVIGATKVRNLYLNTGHGTLGWTMSCGSAKVLADIVSGRQADIETKDLAISRYAA from the coding sequence ATGAAGATCACCATTCTCGGCGCAGGCGTCATCGGCGTCACATCCGCCTATTATCTCGCCAAGGCCGGCCACGAGGTGACCGTCGTCGATCGCCAGCCGGGCCCGGCGCTGGAAACGAGTTTTGCCAATGCCGGCGAGGTTTCCTTCGGTTACTGCTCGCCCTGGGCTGCGCCTGGCATTCCGCAGAAGGCGCTAAAGTGGATCTTCATGGAGCACGCGCCGCTGATCCTGAGGCCGAAGCTCGATGGTCCGATGCTCTCCTGGATGCTGAAAATGCTGATGAACTGCACCTCGGAGCGCTATGCCATCAACAAGAGTCGTATGCTGCGGCTTGCCGATTACAGCCGCCTCGCGCTCGCCGAGGTGCGCGCCGAAACCAATGTGGACTACGACCAGCGCATGCAGGGAACGCTGCAGCTCTTCCGGACCGAAGCCCAACTCGAAGCCTCTGCCAAGGACGTGAAGGCGCTCGCCGCCGATGGTATTCCTTTCGAAGTGCTCGATCCGGAAGGCTGCATCCGCGTCGAGCCCGCACTCGCCCATGTCCGCCACAAGATCGTCGGCGGCCTCCTCACCCCCAAGGATGAAACCGGCGACTGCTTCAAGTTCACCAATATCCTTGCAGAAAAGGCCACCGGCATGGGTGTCCGTTTCGAATGGGGCGTCAACATCAAGGGGCTCGACGTCCAGGGCGGCGAAGCGAAGGGCGTCGTGACCGATCGCGGCACGATCGCGTCGGATGCCGTGGTCGTGGCACTCGGCAGCTATTCACCGCTCCTTGTCAAGCCGCACGGCATCAACCTGCCGGTCTATCCGGTGAAGGGCTACTCGCTGACGATCCCGATCACCGATGCCTCGCGCGCGCCGGAATCGACTGTCATGGACGAAACCTACAAGATCGCGATCACCCGTCTCGGCGACCGTATCCGCGTCGGCGGCATGGCGGAAATCTCCGGCTACACCAATGATCTTGGCGAAGCGCGCCGCCGGACGCTGGAACATTCCGTCACCGACCTTTTCCCGGGCGGCGATGTCTCGAAGGCCAATTTCTGGTCGGGCCTTCGCCCGATGACGCCGGACGGGACGCCGGTGATCGGCGCCACCAAGGTCCGCAACCTCTATCTCAACACCGGCCACGGCACGCTTGGCTGGACCATGAGCTGCGGTTCGGCCAAGGTGCTGGCCGATATCGTCAGCGGCAGACAAGCCGATATCGAGACGAAGGATCTGGCGATCAGCCGTTACGCGGCCTGA